In one Acidobacteriota bacterium genomic region, the following are encoded:
- a CDS encoding nucleotidyl transferase AbiEii/AbiGii toxin family protein, whose product MTVRHYATGLAFKQALEHRLKASSASGPDLARRRQLLVFERFLARVSEVAGEAVVLKGGLVLELRLARARTTKDVDLRMMGTSSDVLARLQEAGRLDLGDHMVFGVEPDKQHPEMLNDGMRYEGYRYRAECRFVGKVYGRPFGVDVAFGDPLVGEPDIVVAEDTLGFAGIDPPALRVYPVVSHIAEKLHAMTMPRTRPNSRVRDLPDIALLATTGQIDGELLRKAVNTTFQFRNTHAVPSTVPTPPDSWEAPYAEMAEADELPWVTLQEVSEAVSLFLGPALRTPAPTTWDPSRWIWQ is encoded by the coding sequence ATGACGGTCCGTCATTATGCAACGGGACTGGCGTTCAAACAGGCCCTGGAGCATCGGCTTAAGGCCTCGTCGGCGAGTGGTCCGGACCTCGCGCGCCGTCGACAGCTCCTCGTGTTCGAGCGATTCCTCGCCCGTGTTTCTGAGGTAGCTGGAGAGGCGGTGGTGCTCAAGGGTGGACTCGTGCTCGAACTCCGCCTCGCGCGTGCGCGGACCACCAAGGATGTCGATCTGCGGATGATGGGCACTTCGAGTGACGTCTTGGCTCGCCTGCAAGAGGCTGGGCGGCTCGACCTCGGTGACCACATGGTGTTCGGAGTTGAGCCCGACAAGCAGCATCCCGAAATGCTGAACGACGGAATGCGCTACGAGGGATATCGGTACCGTGCAGAATGCCGATTCGTCGGAAAGGTCTACGGGCGACCGTTTGGCGTCGACGTGGCATTTGGTGACCCTTTGGTCGGTGAACCAGACATTGTCGTGGCCGAGGACACCCTTGGTTTTGCCGGAATCGATCCACCGGCCTTGCGTGTGTACCCGGTCGTCTCGCATATCGCCGAGAAGCTCCACGCAATGACCATGCCACGGACTCGGCCTAATTCGCGGGTCCGCGACCTGCCTGATATTGCGCTTCTGGCTACTACGGGCCAGATCGATGGAGAGCTCCTGCGCAAGGCGGTCAACACAACTTTCCAGTTTAGGAATACTCACGCAGTTCCAAGTACTGTCCCGACTCCCCCTGACTCCTGGGAGGCTCCCTACGCAGAGATGGCAGAGGCAGATGAGCTGCCTTGGGTGACGCTGCAGGAGGTTTCAGAGGCTGTTTCGTTGTTTCTAGGGCCTGCTCTGCGAACGCCTGCTCCAACAACCTGGGATCCCTCGCGCTGGATTTGGCAGTAG
- a CDS encoding type IV toxin-antitoxin system AbiEi family antitoxin domain-containing protein — MTESERPSDTPDWDSLFDIAQAQAGYFTTEQAAHAGYSPQLLAYHRDNKVERVRRGIYRLVHFPASDHEDLVVLWLWSEQEGVFSHETALALHDLSDILPSRAHLTLPASWRRRRLRVPSGLVLSFADIGDEDRASFEAVPVTRPLRTLRDCIEAHVEPRLVEQAIRQARWRGLISATDETRLLDKLLSVGKAIEP, encoded by the coding sequence ATGACCGAAAGCGAAAGACCATCGGATACACCAGACTGGGATTCTCTGTTCGACATCGCCCAGGCACAAGCGGGCTACTTCACGACGGAGCAAGCGGCTCATGCAGGCTACTCGCCGCAGCTCCTTGCCTACCACCGGGACAACAAGGTCGAGCGCGTGCGGCGGGGGATCTATCGTCTCGTGCACTTTCCCGCCTCTGATCATGAGGATCTCGTGGTCCTTTGGCTCTGGAGTGAGCAAGAAGGAGTGTTCTCCCACGAGACGGCCCTCGCGCTCCACGACCTCTCGGACATCCTTCCGAGCCGGGCTCACCTCACCCTCCCAGCGAGCTGGCGCCGCCGGCGACTCCGCGTGCCTTCGGGCCTCGTTCTTTCTTTCGCTGATATCGGCGATGAGGATCGTGCGAGCTTCGAGGCAGTGCCCGTTACTAGACCGTTGCGAACCCTAAGGGACTGCATCGAGGCACACGTTGAGCCAAGACTCGTCGAGCAGGCAATCCGTCAGGCGCGATGGCGTGGGCTCATCTCGGCGACCGATGAGACCCGACTCCTAGACAAGCTACTGAGTGTTGGCAAGGCTATAGAACCATGA
- a CDS encoding response regulator transcription factor has translation MLLVIADDHVLFRQSLRGLIELRGHEVVGEAQDGVEAVELTRRLKPDILLLDLNMPTKGGLEAIREIRAENPDQRIVVLTASREDEDLFEAVQAGAGGYLMKDLAAEEFFELLEGVLEGEPALPPEVSRKLMKEFASMKRLAHREDHRDNPDALTDRELDVLRAMTGGITSNRSLSSHLGLSENTIKFHVRNILDKLHLHDRTQAVAHALRTGLLEGGEGDG, from the coding sequence ATGCTTCTCGTGATCGCTGACGACCACGTACTCTTCCGGCAAAGCCTCAGAGGCCTGATCGAATTGCGCGGCCATGAGGTCGTAGGCGAAGCTCAGGATGGTGTCGAGGCGGTGGAGCTCACCCGCCGCCTAAAGCCCGACATCCTCCTGTTGGATCTGAACATGCCCACCAAAGGCGGCCTCGAGGCCATTCGAGAGATTCGCGCCGAGAACCCCGACCAGCGCATCGTGGTCCTCACCGCTTCCCGGGAAGACGAAGATCTTTTCGAAGCAGTGCAGGCCGGGGCCGGCGGGTATTTGATGAAGGACCTGGCGGCGGAGGAGTTCTTCGAGCTGCTCGAGGGAGTTCTGGAAGGCGAGCCGGCCCTGCCGCCGGAGGTCTCCCGCAAGCTGATGAAAGAGTTTGCGAGCATGAAGCGACTCGCCCACCGGGAAGATCACCGGGACAACCCCGACGCCCTCACCGACCGCGAGCTCGACGTGCTGCGGGCCATGACCGGCGGCATCACCTCCAACCGCTCCCTCTCCAGCCACCTCGGCCTGTCGGAAAACACGATCAAATTCCACGTCCGCAACATCCTAGACAAACTCCACCTCCACGACCGCACCCAGGCCGTGGCCCATGCGCTGCGGACGGGGTTGCTGGAGGGCGGGGAGGGGGACGGGTGA